From the Paenibacillus sp. MMS20-IR301 genome, the window TTCAGCGGATCACCCGGCTCGTTGAGGAATATTCCGTTGATGATACGCTGGCCTCCTTCAGCGCCCGGCTGCCGATTATGAGCCAGTACGAAGTGGACAGCAATCTGAATACTATTGCGGTCAAGCTTAAGCAGATCAGGGAGACCAGCCCCTACATCGGCGATGTGGTGTATTATTTGCCTGAGATCAACAAGCGGGTCAGCGTGCAGGACGGTGTCCGGAATGTCGAGCAGCAGGATTGGCAGAGCCTGGGCGATACGATGGGCAATCTCGGCGGACCAGTATCGGTCTATAACAATGAGCTGTATGTGCTGCGCCGCAGCCCGTTCAATATGGACAGCAAGGTGCTGCCTAATTTTTTGCTGGGGATTAAGCTGTCGAATCCGGAGCTGGAGCTGCGGCTGAAAGAATACGCGGTATCCGGCGGAAGCGATATTACCCTTGTGTTCGGCAGTCATGATGAGTACGTCCTGTCGACAGCAGAAGCCGTGCCTGAGCTGCTGCCGGCCCCGGACAGCCCGCCGGAAGAAGAGACGGTCAGCGTGCAGCGCTACCGGCAGAATGATTCCTTCAATTATTCACTCTACGATCACAGCAATCATTTCAGGCTGACGGCCAGCATTCCCAATTCCATCCTGCTCAAGCCGATCCGTGTGTTCACCGGCCTGCTCTGGCTGCTGACCCTGCTGTCGCTGATCATTATCCTGCTGTTCTCGGTATGGCTGTTCCGGGCGATCCAGCGGCCTATATCTATCCTGATCAGAGGCTTCGAGAAGGCGGAGCAGGGGCAGACAGGGCTGCATATTACCCATTCGCGGAAGGATGAATTCGGATATCTGTATATCCGGTTCAATGACATGCTCCGGCGCCTGCATATTCTGATAGAAGAGAATTATGTCCAGCGCATCCGTACCGGGGAAGCGGAGCTGAAGCATCTGCAGTCGCAGATTACTCCTCATTTCCTGTACAACAGCCTTTTCAGCATCAAGCAGATGGCGGAGGTGGAGAATGTGGAGCTGATTA encodes:
- a CDS encoding histidine kinase; the encoded protein is MKSKVYRLNRHSIVHKLLVAFLLVVLPLYILGISITFYSSKQMQAEVERANESKLQFYYSHLEFELQRITRLVEEYSVDDTLASFSARLPIMSQYEVDSNLNTIAVKLKQIRETSPYIGDVVYYLPEINKRVSVQDGVRNVEQQDWQSLGDTMGNLGGPVSVYNNELYVLRRSPFNMDSKVLPNFLLGIKLSNPELELRLKEYAVSGGSDITLVFGSHDEYVLSTAEAVPELLPAPDSPPEEETVSVQRYRQNDSFNYSLYDHSNHFRLTASIPNSILLKPIRVFTGLLWLLTLLSLIIILLFSVWLFRAIQRPISILIRGFEKAEQGQTGLHITHSRKDEFGYLYIRFNDMLRRLHILIEENYVQRIRTGEAELKHLQSQITPHFLYNSLFSIKQMAEVENVELIKEFSDYLGQYFRYMTRDFAQEVTLGQELDHALVYLSIQGIRFGPRIRAEVDSLEPDCRGIKVPRVLLQPILENVFEHGLHRRSSGGLLSLSYKKTGETLVISIEDNGDTLTDEGLLRLQQQLTRQEIIREEETTGLLNVHQRLRIKFGSAYGLQVERSPLGGLCVKVNIPRKGEVLSGAADDDR